One genomic region from Halococcus qingdaonensis encodes:
- a CDS encoding Glu/Leu/Phe/Val family dehydrogenase, with the protein MTETVNPFESFRTQLDEAAGFLDLSDGELERLKQPERMLETILSVERDDGSLTTLTAFRSQFNGDRGPYKGGIRYHPNVSRDEVKALSGWMAYKCALVDVPFGGGKGGIVIDPHDYSEAELESVTRAFATELRPLVGPDRDIPAPDVNTGQREMNWFKDTYEQLEDVTAPGVVTGKSLDAGGSEGRVEATGRSVMLTAREAFDYLDIEMDGASVAVQGYGNAGAIAASLLEDRGANIVSVSDSSGAIYDPNGLDADAVSDHKTETGCVADYPSTKELTNEELLTLDVDLLIPAALENAIDEETAEELAADIVIEAANGPLTPAADDVLADRDVYVLPDILANAGGVTVSYFEWVQNRQRFHWTEERVNDELEAVIEDAFAALIDTYEERDLPSLRTAAYVIAIQRVLDAAEKNGRFP; encoded by the coding sequence ATGACAGAGACAGTCAACCCCTTCGAGAGCTTCCGGACGCAGCTCGACGAGGCTGCGGGCTTTCTCGATCTCTCTGACGGCGAGCTCGAACGGCTCAAACAGCCCGAGCGCATGCTCGAAACCATTCTCTCGGTCGAACGCGACGACGGCTCACTCACGACGCTGACCGCCTTTCGCTCGCAGTTCAACGGCGATCGCGGCCCGTACAAGGGCGGGATCCGCTACCATCCGAACGTCTCACGCGACGAGGTGAAGGCACTATCAGGTTGGATGGCCTACAAGTGTGCGCTCGTCGACGTCCCCTTCGGCGGCGGCAAGGGCGGCATCGTCATCGACCCACACGACTACTCCGAGGCGGAGCTCGAAAGCGTCACCCGGGCGTTCGCCACTGAGCTCCGCCCGCTGGTCGGCCCGGATCGCGATATCCCCGCCCCTGACGTCAACACCGGCCAGCGCGAGATGAACTGGTTCAAGGACACCTACGAACAGCTCGAAGACGTCACCGCTCCCGGCGTCGTCACCGGCAAATCGCTCGACGCCGGCGGCAGCGAGGGCCGCGTCGAGGCGACGGGCCGCTCGGTGATGCTCACCGCCCGCGAAGCCTTCGACTACCTCGACATCGAGATGGACGGCGCGTCAGTCGCCGTCCAGGGCTACGGCAACGCCGGCGCGATCGCCGCCAGCCTGCTCGAAGACCGCGGCGCGAACATCGTCTCGGTCTCCGACTCCAGCGGCGCGATCTACGACCCGAACGGGCTCGACGCCGACGCGGTCAGTGATCACAAAACCGAAACCGGCTGCGTCGCCGACTACCCGAGTACCAAGGAACTCACCAACGAGGAACTGCTGACGCTTGACGTCGATCTCCTCATTCCGGCAGCGCTCGAAAACGCCATCGACGAAGAGACCGCCGAGGAGCTCGCCGCCGACATCGTCATCGAGGCTGCCAACGGCCCGCTCACGCCCGCCGCCGATGACGTGCTCGCCGACCGCGACGTCTACGTTCTCCCCGACATCCTCGCCAACGCTGGCGGCGTCACCGTTTCTTACTTCGAATGGGTGCAGAACCGCCAGCGTTTCCACTGGACCGAAGAGCGCGTCAACGACGAGCTCGAAGCCGTCATCGAGGATGCCTTCGCGGCGCTCATCGACACCTACGAGGAGCGCGATCTTCCCAGTCTGCGCACCGCCGCCTACGTCATCGCCATCCAGCGCGTGCTTGACGCCGCCGAGAAGAACGGGCGTTTCCCCTGA
- a CDS encoding tripartite tricarboxylate transporter permease produces the protein MVSLTESVVFAPESALPALGFVAGGIALGTVSGLVPGLHANNFALLLAAAAPQVPGPALFVGAAMLAAGVTHTFLDVVPTLALGVPDAAMAASALPGHRLVIAGRGREALRLSALGSALAVVLAVPLALPMTELMVAVYPMVRARLPLVLAGIVLFLIVTERSNPARVGGLLSFLLGAGLGWLTLDIEPSAPLASGGVLMPLFAGLFGAPVLIEAIDGAGVPEQADTAVTTPRRTIGLTAFVGTVSGAIVGYLPGVSAAVAATVTLPAVPNDDGARGFLVATSGVNTSNTIFALFALVALGSPRTGVLVALDSTGVPLDLPLLLAGVGLAAGVGFVFVPVIGDRYLRTVGRVDYTYLSVGVLCLLVVLAYLFSGFIGIGAFCASALIGLVPAMVGARRVHLMGVLMGPLMLGI, from the coding sequence ATGGTATCGCTGACCGAGAGCGTGGTGTTCGCCCCCGAATCCGCACTCCCAGCGCTCGGGTTCGTCGCCGGCGGGATCGCGCTCGGGACGGTAAGCGGTCTCGTGCCCGGGCTGCACGCGAACAACTTCGCGCTGCTGTTGGCGGCGGCCGCGCCGCAGGTTCCGGGACCCGCGCTGTTCGTCGGGGCGGCGATGTTGGCTGCCGGCGTCACGCACACGTTTCTCGACGTAGTGCCGACGCTCGCGCTCGGTGTGCCGGATGCGGCGATGGCCGCGTCGGCGCTGCCGGGTCATCGGCTCGTGATCGCGGGGCGAGGGCGCGAGGCGTTGCGGCTGTCGGCGCTCGGAAGCGCGCTCGCGGTCGTTCTCGCCGTTCCGCTCGCACTGCCAATGACGGAGCTGATGGTGGCCGTGTATCCGATGGTGCGGGCGCGGCTGCCGCTCGTACTGGCCGGGATCGTGCTCTTTCTGATCGTCACCGAGCGATCGAATCCGGCGCGCGTCGGTGGGCTGCTTTCGTTTCTCCTGGGTGCCGGGCTGGGCTGGCTGACGCTCGACATCGAGCCGAGCGCGCCGCTTGCGAGCGGTGGGGTGTTGATGCCGCTGTTCGCTGGGTTGTTCGGCGCGCCGGTGTTGATCGAGGCGATCGACGGGGCCGGGGTGCCAGAGCAGGCCGATACGGCGGTGACGACGCCCCGGCGAACGATCGGGCTGACGGCGTTCGTCGGGACGGTGTCGGGTGCGATCGTGGGCTATCTCCCGGGTGTGTCGGCGGCCGTCGCGGCGACGGTGACGCTGCCCGCGGTGCCGAACGACGACGGCGCGCGTGGCTTTCTGGTGGCGACGAGCGGCGTCAACACCAGCAACACGATTTTCGCTCTGTTCGCGCTCGTCGCGCTCGGATCGCCCCGTACGGGAGTGCTGGTCGCGCTCGATTCGACCGGTGTGCCGCTCGATCTCCCGCTCTTGCTGGCGGGAGTCGGCCTCGCCGCTGGGGTCGGCTTCGTGTTCGTGCCGGTCATCGGCGATCGGTATCTGCGGACAGTCGGTCGGGTCGATTACACGTATCTGTCGGTGGGCGTGCTCTGCTTGCTGGTCGTGCTCGCGTACCTCTTTTCGGGGTTCATCGGCATCGGCGCGTTCTGTGCGAGCGCGCTGATCGGGCTGGTACCCGCGATGGTCGGCGCGCGCCGCGTGCACCTGATGGGTGTGCTGATGGGGCCGCTGATGCTGGGGATCTGA
- the rpl12p gene encoding 50S ribosomal protein P1, which translates to MEYVYAALILNETDEEINEENVTDILEAAGADVEESRVKALVAALEDVDIEDAVEQAAAVPAGGAGGAGGAAAGGEADTDEAEEEADEAEEEEADDDEDDDAGGEGLGELFG; encoded by the coding sequence ATGGAATACGTTTACGCAGCACTCATCCTGAACGAGACGGACGAAGAGATCAACGAAGAGAACGTCACGGACATCCTCGAAGCGGCCGGTGCGGACGTCGAGGAGTCGCGTGTGAAGGCGCTCGTGGCCGCCCTCGAGGACGTCGACATCGAGGATGCCGTCGAGCAGGCCGCCGCAGTGCCCGCGGGCGGCGCTGGCGGTGCCGGTGGCGCAGCGGCCGGCGGCGAGGCCGACACCGACGAGGCCGAAGAGGAAGCCGACGAGGCCGAAGAGGAGGAAGCGGATGACGACGAAGACGACGACGCTGGCGGCGAGGGCCTCGGCGAGCTGTTCGGCTAA
- a CDS encoding 50S ribosomal protein L10, protein MSAEGDHQTETVPDWKREEVADLAELIETYESVGIVSIAGIPSRQLQAMRRDLHGSAELRVARNTLLVRALDDADDGVEELTDEVDGQVGLIGADANPFGLYRELEASKTPAPINAGEVAPNPIEIPEGDTGIDPGPFVGELQQVGAAARIMDGSIQVTEDSTVLEEGEEVSPTLANVLGELEIEPKEVGLDLRSVYADGILFEPDELAIDIDEYRADVEAAAAAGRNLSVNAAYPTAETAGTLLGKGSTEAKSLGLEAAIASPSLADDLVSRADAQMRALAANIDDEEALPEELRGVTAPAETGDDESSDDQSADTESEPDTDADDEDDDDDGGDAGEGLGEMFG, encoded by the coding sequence ATGTCCGCCGAGGGCGACCACCAGACCGAGACGGTTCCCGACTGGAAGCGCGAGGAGGTCGCCGATCTCGCCGAGCTCATCGAGACGTACGAGAGCGTCGGCATCGTCTCCATCGCGGGGATTCCGAGCCGACAGCTTCAGGCGATGCGCCGCGATCTCCACGGTTCGGCCGAGCTCCGCGTCGCACGCAACACGCTACTGGTGCGCGCGCTCGACGACGCCGACGATGGCGTCGAGGAGCTGACCGACGAGGTCGACGGACAGGTCGGACTCATCGGTGCCGACGCCAACCCGTTCGGTCTCTACCGCGAGCTCGAAGCCTCGAAGACCCCGGCACCGATCAACGCCGGCGAGGTCGCACCCAACCCGATCGAGATCCCCGAGGGCGACACCGGGATCGACCCGGGGCCGTTCGTCGGCGAACTCCAGCAGGTCGGCGCGGCCGCGCGGATCATGGACGGTTCGATCCAGGTCACCGAGGACTCCACAGTATTGGAAGAGGGCGAGGAGGTCTCCCCGACCCTCGCGAACGTGCTCGGCGAGCTCGAGATCGAGCCCAAGGAAGTGGGTCTCGATCTCAGAAGCGTCTACGCCGACGGCATCCTGTTCGAACCCGACGAGCTGGCCATCGACATCGACGAGTACCGGGCGGACGTCGAGGCGGCCGCTGCCGCCGGGCGGAACCTCTCGGTCAACGCAGCCTATCCGACCGCAGAGACCGCCGGGACGCTGCTCGGCAAGGGCAGCACCGAGGCAAAGAGCCTCGGCCTAGAGGCAGCGATCGCCAGCCCATCCCTCGCCGACGATCTCGTGAGCCGCGCGGACGCACAGATGCGTGCGCTCGCGGCCAACATCGATGACGAGGAGGCCCTGCCCGAGGAGCTCCGCGGTGTCACGGCCCCTGCCGAGACGGGCGACGACGAATCGAGCGACGATCAATCGGCCGACACCGAGTCCGAACCCGACACTGACGCCGACGACGAAGACGATGATGACGACGGCGGCGACGCAGGCGAGGGTCTCGGCGAAATGTTCGGCTGA
- a CDS encoding 50S ribosomal protein L1: MADQDIEEAVTRALDEAPPRNFGETVDLAVNLRDLDLDDPSNRVDESIVLPEGTGQETRIVVFAEGETALRAEEVADDVLDGDELEELGDDDDEAKDLAGETNFFIAEADMMQDIGRYLGTVLGPRGKMPTPLQPDDDVVETINRMKNTVQLRSRDRRTFHTRVGAADMSADEIADNIDVIVRRLEANLEKGPLNIDTMYVKTTMGPSVEVA, encoded by the coding sequence ATGGCAGATCAGGACATAGAAGAGGCCGTGACACGCGCACTCGACGAGGCCCCACCGCGGAACTTCGGTGAGACGGTGGACCTCGCCGTCAACCTGCGCGATCTCGACCTCGACGATCCATCGAACCGCGTCGACGAGAGCATCGTTCTTCCGGAAGGCACTGGCCAGGAGACCCGCATCGTCGTCTTCGCCGAGGGCGAGACCGCCCTCCGCGCCGAGGAGGTCGCCGACGACGTCCTCGACGGTGACGAGCTCGAAGAGCTCGGGGATGACGACGACGAGGCCAAAGACCTCGCCGGCGAGACGAACTTCTTCATCGCCGAGGCCGACATGATGCAGGATATCGGTCGGTATCTCGGGACGGTGCTGGGCCCGCGTGGGAAGATGCCCACGCCGCTCCAGCCCGACGACGACGTCGTCGAGACGATCAATCGGATGAAGAACACCGTGCAGCTCAGAAGCCGCGACCGGCGGACGTTCCACACGCGAGTGGGCGCGGCCGACATGAGCGCCGACGAGATCGCCGACAACATCGACGTCATCGTCCGGCGACTCGAAGCCAACCTCGAGAAGGGTCCCCTCAACATCGACACGATGTACGTGAAAACCACGATGGGGCCGTCCGTGGAGGTGGCCTGA
- a CDS encoding amphi-Trp domain-containing protein, producing MSDEYETERELSREAVADIFESFAEELRGEGELTLAVGGEHVRIDPTDPCEFEVEVEEESPRFGAAERTVEFELEWTRQDDEPDLVE from the coding sequence ATGTCCGACGAGTACGAAACCGAACGCGAGCTGAGCCGTGAGGCGGTCGCCGATATCTTCGAGAGTTTCGCCGAAGAGCTGCGCGGCGAGGGTGAGCTCACGCTCGCCGTCGGCGGTGAGCACGTCCGTATCGACCCGACCGACCCCTGCGAGTTCGAGGTCGAAGTCGAAGAAGAGTCCCCGCGATTCGGCGCGGCCGAGCGAACCGTCGAGTTCGAACTGGAGTGGACACGACAGGACGACGAACCCGACCTCGTCGAGTAG
- a CDS encoding 50S ribosomal protein L11, translating to MAGTIEVLVPGGEADPGPPLGPELGPTPVNVQEVVSDINDETEAFDGMEVPVTVDYDDDGAFSISVGVPPTAALVKDTAGFETGSGEPQKDFVADISVEEVKQVAEQKGPDLLAYGTKSAAKEVAGTCVSLGVTIDGEDARTFDDRVDDGQYDDVLAEA from the coding sequence ATGGCTGGAACCATCGAAGTGCTCGTTCCTGGCGGGGAGGCCGATCCGGGGCCGCCGCTCGGCCCGGAGCTCGGCCCGACGCCGGTGAACGTCCAGGAGGTCGTGAGCGACATCAACGACGAAACCGAAGCGTTCGACGGGATGGAAGTCCCCGTCACCGTCGACTACGACGACGACGGTGCCTTCTCGATCTCCGTCGGTGTACCGCCGACCGCGGCGCTCGTCAAGGACACGGCGGGCTTCGAGACGGGCAGCGGCGAACCCCAGAAGGACTTCGTCGCCGACATCTCGGTCGAGGAGGTCAAACAGGTCGCCGAGCAGAAAGGGCCCGACCTGCTGGCCTACGGCACCAAAAGCGCCGCCAAGGAAGTCGCCGGCACCTGCGTCTCGCTCGGCGTGACCATCGACGGTGAGGACGCACGCACCTTCGACGACCGCGTCGATGACGGTCAGTACGACGACGTGCTCGCGGAAGCGTAA
- a CDS encoding OBG GTPase family GTP-binding protein, with the protein MGLEDEIEDLRDEIAETPYNKSTEAHIGRLKSKLAEKKEKLENQSSAGGGQGYSVEQTGDATVALVGMPSAGKSTLLNALTNAESEVGSYEFTTLDVNPGMLKHKGANIQLLDVPGLIEGAAGGRGGGQEVLSVIRTADLVVFVLSVFEIDRYEPLARELYENKIRLDSRPPRVRITPKGKGGIDVTTAPEVDLADDTVREVLRERGYVNADVAITEPVDLDGLLDGILDNRVYLPSLVTVNKADLIERDYLDTVNEELREQDIDPEEAIFISAAEGRGLDALTDRIWEALGLIRIYMDKPGRGTDYEEPLILEAGQTVGDACEKLGGELEDRFRFARVSGPSAKHDDQQVGTDHQLRDEDVLRIVARR; encoded by the coding sequence ATGGGGCTGGAAGACGAGATCGAGGACCTCCGCGACGAGATAGCGGAGACGCCGTACAACAAGTCCACGGAGGCCCACATCGGGCGGCTGAAGTCGAAACTCGCCGAGAAAAAGGAGAAGCTCGAAAACCAGTCCTCCGCCGGCGGTGGCCAGGGCTACTCGGTCGAACAGACCGGTGACGCGACGGTGGCACTCGTTGGCATGCCGAGCGCGGGCAAATCCACGCTGTTGAACGCGCTCACGAACGCCGAAAGCGAGGTCGGCTCCTACGAGTTCACGACGCTCGACGTGAACCCCGGCATGCTCAAACACAAGGGAGCCAACATCCAGCTGCTCGACGTGCCCGGGCTGATCGAGGGCGCGGCGGGCGGTCGCGGTGGCGGCCAGGAAGTGCTCTCGGTGATCCGGACCGCCGATCTCGTCGTGTTCGTGCTCTCGGTGTTCGAGATCGATCGGTACGAACCGCTCGCGCGCGAACTCTACGAGAACAAGATCCGTCTCGACAGCCGGCCCCCGAGGGTTCGCATCACGCCGAAGGGCAAGGGTGGTATCGACGTCACGACCGCCCCGGAGGTCGATCTCGCCGACGACACCGTTCGTGAGGTGCTCCGCGAGCGCGGCTACGTCAACGCCGACGTCGCCATCACCGAACCCGTCGATCTCGACGGGCTGCTCGATGGGATCCTCGACAATCGGGTGTATCTCCCCTCGCTGGTCACCGTGAACAAGGCCGACCTCATCGAGCGCGACTATCTCGATACCGTGAACGAGGAGCTCCGCGAGCAGGATATCGATCCGGAGGAGGCAATCTTCATCAGCGCCGCGGAAGGGAGAGGTCTCGACGCGCTCACCGATCGGATCTGGGAGGCGCTGGGACTCATCCGCATCTACATGGACAAGCCCGGTCGCGGGACGGACTACGAGGAGCCGCTGATCCTGGAAGCCGGCCAGACCGTCGGCGACGCCTGCGAGAAACTCGGTGGCGAACTGGAAGATCGGTTCCGCTTCGCGCGCGTCTCCGGTCCGAGTGCGAAACACGACGACCAGCAGGTCGGGACGGATCACCAGCTCCGCGACGAGGACGTCCTCCGTATCGTCGCGCGCCGCTGA
- a CDS encoding TIGR04206 family protein: MARVSARRRLLAVIVLGLVPWTIVTGAVLTFVFPFGLANTTPLHLTPLTDYLRFAGGFAALPGFLRAWPTSVLLYLGALVSAVGGVLGREDRRVTGGLLVLAGVSHLGLAVGFLRTGRLAIPLGPVLALALAWWCYWPALRRTVP, translated from the coding sequence ATGGCTCGCGTCTCCGCCCGGCGACGACTACTCGCCGTGATCGTGCTCGGGCTCGTCCCGTGGACGATCGTCACCGGGGCGGTGCTCACGTTCGTCTTCCCGTTCGGGCTCGCGAACACGACGCCGCTGCATCTCACGCCGCTCACCGACTACCTCCGATTCGCCGGCGGGTTCGCCGCGCTACCCGGATTTCTGCGCGCGTGGCCGACGAGCGTGTTGCTCTACCTCGGCGCGCTGGTCAGCGCCGTCGGTGGCGTTCTCGGTCGCGAGGATCGGCGCGTGACGGGTGGGCTGCTCGTCCTCGCCGGCGTGAGCCATCTGGGTCTCGCCGTCGGCTTCCTGCGGACCGGCCGGCTGGCGATCCCGCTCGGGCCGGTTCTGGCGCTCGCGCTCGCGTGGTGGTGTTACTGGCCCGCGCTGCGGCGGACGGTCCCGTAG
- a CDS encoding VOC family protein: MDALLDHTMMRVADLDESIDWYAEHLDYEEKGRMEADTFTNVFMGPADAHEDAALLELTYNHDGRSYELGDAWGHIAVRVPEGELEAAYDELMDEGVEDYRDPESCGGRYAFVEDPDGHEIEIVQRDHGAKWSIDHTMMRVTDADEQIGFWTRKFEYDERPEGRWEADSFANYFVEPTDAPEEAMSVELTYNYDDRSYELGDAWGHVAVRADDLDDAWDTLMTRGAADYRDPESCDHQYAFTKDTDGHEIEIVTR; encoded by the coding sequence ATGGACGCACTGCTCGATCACACGATGATGCGGGTCGCGGATCTCGACGAATCGATCGACTGGTACGCCGAGCATCTCGACTACGAGGAGAAGGGTCGGATGGAGGCCGACACGTTCACGAACGTCTTCATGGGGCCAGCAGACGCCCACGAGGACGCTGCGCTCCTCGAGCTCACCTACAACCACGACGGGCGCTCCTACGAGCTCGGTGATGCGTGGGGCCACATCGCGGTCAGAGTCCCCGAAGGCGAACTCGAAGCGGCCTACGACGAGCTGATGGACGAGGGCGTCGAGGACTATCGCGATCCCGAATCCTGTGGCGGGCGCTACGCGTTCGTCGAGGATCCCGACGGCCACGAGATCGAGATCGTCCAGCGCGACCACGGGGCGAAATGGAGCATCGACCACACGATGATGCGCGTCACCGACGCCGACGAGCAGATCGGTTTCTGGACCCGGAAGTTCGAGTACGACGAACGCCCCGAGGGCCGCTGGGAGGCCGATTCCTTCGCGAACTACTTCGTCGAGCCAACCGACGCGCCCGAGGAGGCGATGAGTGTCGAACTCACCTACAACTACGACGACCGCTCCTACGAACTGGGCGATGCATGGGGCCACGTCGCGGTGCGCGCCGACGATCTCGACGATGCCTGGGACACGCTCATGACCCGCGGCGCGGCGGATTACCGCGATCCCGAATCCTGCGACCACCAGTACGCCTTCACGAAGGACACCGACGGCCACGAGATCGAGATCGTGACGCGGTAG
- a CDS encoding glutamate--cysteine ligase, with product MDVGSADNFTRMGTLGVEEEFYIVDDAGRPTAGTDELVYEMEPPAILDDRLAHELFKFIIETQTPICEDLADAREQFVAVREALVEHAATHGYSIAAAGLHPAAQWRELEHAEKPRYRAQLDRIRYPQFRNTTAGIHVHVGVDDAEKATWIANELRWYLPVILALSANSPFWNGFDTELASARAKIFEGLPNTGMPTPFESFAAFQRFERRMVELGSIDDRGALWYDVRPHTGHGTVEVRAPDGQADPEIVFAFVEYVHALVMDLAERYNDQREPWAAYRSNGHGSSDGLRREFLDENKWRALRHGHDASFVDREGTGTIALDTLVERECDRLGIDGIGAVAAAESGAARQRRLLREEGLDALCRSLVL from the coding sequence ATGGACGTGGGTTCGGCCGACAACTTCACGCGGATGGGAACGCTGGGTGTCGAGGAGGAGTTCTACATCGTCGACGATGCGGGGCGGCCCACGGCGGGCACCGACGAACTCGTCTACGAGATGGAGCCGCCGGCGATCCTCGACGACAGGCTGGCCCACGAGCTGTTCAAGTTCATCATCGAGACGCAGACGCCCATCTGTGAGGATCTCGCGGATGCGCGCGAGCAGTTCGTCGCGGTCCGTGAGGCGCTCGTCGAGCACGCCGCCACCCACGGCTATTCCATCGCGGCAGCTGGTCTCCATCCCGCAGCCCAGTGGCGCGAGCTCGAACATGCCGAGAAACCGCGCTATCGCGCTCAGCTCGATCGAATCCGCTATCCACAGTTCCGCAACACGACGGCGGGGATCCACGTCCACGTCGGTGTCGACGACGCGGAGAAGGCGACGTGGATCGCGAACGAGCTGCGCTGGTATCTCCCCGTGATCCTGGCGCTGTCGGCGAACTCACCGTTCTGGAACGGGTTCGATACCGAACTCGCCTCCGCGCGCGCAAAAATATTCGAGGGATTGCCGAATACGGGGATGCCGACGCCCTTCGAGAGCTTCGCGGCGTTCCAGCGCTTCGAGCGGCGGATGGTCGAGTTGGGCTCCATCGACGACCGCGGCGCGCTCTGGTACGATGTGCGACCCCACACCGGCCACGGCACCGTCGAGGTGCGCGCGCCCGACGGCCAGGCCGACCCCGAGATCGTCTTCGCGTTCGTCGAGTACGTCCACGCGCTCGTGATGGATCTCGCCGAACGGTACAACGACCAGCGGGAACCCTGGGCGGCCTACCGATCTAACGGCCACGGATCGTCGGACGGACTTCGCCGGGAGTTCCTCGACGAGAACAAGTGGCGTGCGCTCCGGCACGGTCACGACGCGTCGTTCGTCGATCGCGAAGGAACGGGGACGATCGCCCTCGACACGCTCGTCGAGCGCGAGTGTGATCGCCTCGGGATCGACGGCATCGGCGCGGTCGCGGCCGCCGAGAGCGGCGCAGCCAGACAGCGCCGGCTCCTCCGCGAGGAGGGCCTCGACGCGCTCTGTCGGTCGCTCGTGCTGTGA
- a CDS encoding transcriptional regulator codes for MDDDADEIEPDDVRAELDRQRADVVDDRMDEGLVDLLSRALDTDTRTRVYVYLRRQPESTVEEIATGTGLYPAAVRRVLDEFDDEQVVERHDGDESTYTAARPDELIDAAIDRFRDELEGLFAPRRRERRNGGRRSEPVTIPVEAADDNER; via the coding sequence ATGGACGACGATGCCGACGAGATCGAACCCGACGACGTCCGCGCCGAACTCGACCGCCAGCGAGCGGACGTCGTCGACGACCGGATGGACGAGGGGCTCGTCGATCTGCTCTCGCGGGCGCTCGACACCGACACGCGCACGCGAGTGTACGTCTATCTCCGACGACAGCCGGAGTCGACCGTCGAGGAGATCGCCACCGGCACGGGGTTGTATCCGGCCGCCGTCCGGCGTGTTCTCGACGAGTTCGACGACGAGCAGGTCGTCGAGCGCCACGACGGCGACGAATCGACGTACACGGCCGCACGACCCGACGAACTGATCGACGCCGCGATCGATCGGTTCCGCGACGAACTCGAAGGGCTGTTCGCGCCGCGTCGCCGCGAGCGCCGAAACGGGGGGAGACGCTCCGAACCGGTGACGATCCCCGTCGAAGCGGCCGATGACAACGAGCGGTAA
- a CDS encoding phosphopantetheine adenylyltransferase, which translates to MQVALGGTFDPIHDGHRRLFEHAFERGDVTVGLTSDELAQETRHEERHVRPFEQRRADLANELSALADEHDRSYEIRRLSEPTGIAVEEGFDVLVVSPETETGGKRVNERRRERDLDPLDIEVVDHLTAEDGGIVSSTRIVNGEIDEHGSLTPEREGRPHPN; encoded by the coding sequence ATGCAGGTCGCGCTCGGCGGCACGTTCGACCCGATACACGACGGCCATCGACGGCTGTTCGAGCATGCCTTCGAGCGTGGCGACGTCACGGTGGGGCTGACGAGCGACGAACTGGCGCAGGAAACACGCCACGAGGAGCGCCACGTTCGTCCGTTCGAGCAGCGACGGGCGGATCTCGCCAACGAGTTGTCCGCCCTCGCCGACGAACACGACCGTTCGTACGAGATCCGTCGTCTCAGCGAGCCGACCGGCATCGCCGTCGAGGAGGGGTTCGACGTACTCGTCGTCTCGCCCGAGACCGAAACCGGCGGCAAGCGCGTGAACGAGCGCCGCCGCGAGCGCGATCTCGACCCCCTCGACATCGAGGTCGTCGATCATCTTACTGCCGAGGACGGCGGCATCGTCTCCAGCACGCGCATCGTCAACGGGGAGATCGACGAACACGGCAGCCTCACGCCCGAGCGCGAGGGTCGCCCGCACCCGAACTGA
- a CDS encoding transcription initiation factor TFB 4 codes for MYRARDELANEEWLAELDTAADELSLDDRARERAADLFLSTVPERERSKRAVLAASLYAGALIAGDRRSQSTVAEAVGVARLTVQKRWRDVLDEAGLDPPEW; via the coding sequence ATGTACCGGGCGCGCGACGAACTCGCGAACGAGGAGTGGCTCGCCGAACTCGATACGGCAGCCGACGAGCTCTCGCTCGACGACAGGGCCCGCGAGCGCGCCGCCGACCTGTTCCTCTCGACGGTGCCCGAACGCGAGCGGTCGAAACGGGCGGTGCTGGCGGCGAGCCTCTATGCCGGCGCGCTCATCGCCGGCGACCGGCGTTCCCAGTCGACCGTCGCCGAGGCTGTCGGCGTCGCGCGGCTCACGGTCCAGAAACGCTGGCGGGACGTCCTCGACGAAGCAGGGCTCGATCCGCCGGAGTGGTGA